In Bremerella sp. JC817, a genomic segment contains:
- a CDS encoding CDP-alcohol phosphatidyltransferase family protein has product MTPRYPHPRAKEIHLPGAYKCWFCSRISSTFTTTARSSAACRWPMRVNVPNTLTAIRFVLSIVGFVLLPLHLVWGALAIFIIAVSTDWIDGY; this is encoded by the coding sequence ATGACGCCACGATACCCTCATCCACGAGCCAAAGAAATCCACCTTCCGGGTGCATACAAGTGCTGGTTCTGTTCTCGTATATCCTCCACCTTTACAACTACAGCACGATCCTCAGCGGCCTGTCGTTGGCCAATGCGTGTCAACGTTCCCAATACGCTGACAGCGATCCGTTTTGTGCTTTCCATCGTGGGATTCGTGCTATTGCCACTGCACCTGGTATGGGGCGCCCTGGCGATCTTTATCATTGCGGTCTCGACCGACTGGATCGATGGTTACT